A genomic window from Vanessa cardui chromosome Z, ilVanCard2.1, whole genome shotgun sequence includes:
- the LOC124543157 gene encoding tetratricopeptide repeat protein 39B-like — protein sequence MALHETPISVQAVLREPAGPGLAPRAEPEEDDFEELDDFEDASDEQSVPPTVDLHTALEDCERAMTLFFNNQIDDAIAIMTPWKDNSLYHAHGAAIFEFIPAVLTLEPAQIQSAHAALRHTFTLCARMRRNYTFVQSIGAIIKKPNYGGYSEEEAHAELVHAEALLLLACLGSLEGEEMTGFVRASLRIKTSFNAYRNCAKILEKKTWESEESHTHFESGVRLGLATFNVMIALLPPKVITLLEFVGFTADKEKGKVELITGARSPGLRSVLCELTLLVYFLIIGHFAAIPPDFIMAEQLINNGLKRYPNSLWFIMFKARMQMLSGMIEEAVDTYETASQTTDMWPQLKHLTYWEMIWAFAMMMKWSQAAFYASKLARDSKWSKTIYMYTQAAMNLERGHLVSIEERKHNADLLLNASCYRQRLLGRSLPMEKFVIRRCERWARRGYLVLPGVEMVCLWNMFPSLAAEPHFADRMLKLIEQTSDEIHNVMNSRYGIDSERRYTPAYDYDDVALVRFLQGSLLGAMSLPRLAIRHLEAVLSMKDKIKENTFLLPYATVEIAMSYYALGDPDRAQELLYDARKKYSGYLLESRLHFRIHSKLELINAGEANTVVTGTTAGAVALASVNAIATATTSAVVTTTTTRDRGRRDT from the exons agTCCCACCCACTGTGGACCTGCACACTGCCTTGGAAGACTGCGAAAGAGCCATGACGCTGTTCTTCAACAATCAAATTGACGACGCCATCGCTATTATGACTCCTTG GAAAGACAATTCTCTGTACCACGCACACGGCGCAGCTATATTCGAGTTCATCCCAGCCGTGTTGACTTTGGAACCGGCACAGATACAAAGCGCACACGCTGCTCTTCGCCATACGTTCACACTGTGCGCTCGTATGCGCAGAAATTATACCTTCGTACAATCTATCGGAGCAATtattaaaaag CCGAACTATGGTGGTTACTCCGAGGAAGAGGCGCATGCAGAACTCGTTCACGCAGAAGCTCTGCTGCTACTGGCGTGTCTCGGCAGTCTCGAGGGAGAGGAGATGACAGGATTCGTTCGCGCTTCACTGCggattaaaacctcttttaatgCCTATAG AAACTGCGCCAAGATTTTGGAAAAGAAGACTTGGGAGAGCGAAGAGTCCCATACTCACTTCGAAAGCGGAGTACGTCTCGGGCTCGCCACCTTTAATGTTATGATTGCATTACTACCGCCGAAGGTCATAACCCTTCTCGAGTTCGTGGGATTCACTGCTGATAAG gagAAAGGTAAAGTTGAATTGATAACCGGCGCGCGATCTCCCGGCCTCCGATCTGTACTGTGTGAGCTGACGCTGCTTGTGTATTTCCTAATTATTGGTCACTTTGCCGCCATACCACCTGACTTCATCATGGCCGAACAGTTGATAAATAATGGCCTTAAA CGATACCCGAATAGTCTCTGGTTCATAATGTTCAAAGCTCGAATGCAAATGTTGAGTGGTATGATCGAAGAGGCAGTCGATACATACGAAACAGCGTCCCAAACGACGGACATGTGGCCTCAACTGAAACACCTCACGTACTGGGAAATGATATGGGCGTTCGC AATGATGATGAAATGGTCACAAGCTGCCTTTTACGCTTCAAAGCTAGCTCGTGATAGCAAATGGTCGAAAACGATATACATGTACACTCAGGCCGCTATGAATCTTGAACGAGGACACCTGGTCAGCATCGAGGAACGCAAACACAATGCCGATCTTCTCCT GAATGCATCATGTTATAGACAGCGCTTGTTGGGACGCTCTCTGCCAATGGAAAAATTCGTGATCCGACGATGCGAACGATGGGCCCGACGTGGATACCTAGTGCTCCCCGGCGTAGAGATGGTATgtttgtggaatatgtttccaTCTCTCGCCGCCGAGCCCCACTTCGCCGACCGCATGTTGAAG CTCATCGAACAAACGAGTGACGAAATCCACAATGTCATGAATTCACGATACGGTATAGACTCGGAGCGCCGGTACACGCCGGCGTACGACTACGACGATGTAGCGCTGGTTCGATTCCTCCAGGGCAGCCTACTGGGCGCCATGTCCTTACCGCGCCTCGCAATCAGACACCTGGAAGCTGTTCTCTC AATGAAGGACAAAATAAAGGAGAACACATTCTTGCTTCCGTACGCCACGGTAGAAATCGCAATGTCGTACTACGCGTTGGGAGATCCAGATCGCGCTCAAGAGTTGTTATATGACGCGAG AAAAAAATACTCGGGATACTTACTGGAGTCGCGTCTCCATTTCCGGATCCATTCgaaattagaattaataaacGCGGGCGAAGCGAACACCGTGGTCACGGGCACGACGGCGGGCGCGGTGGCGCTGGCCAGCGTGAACGCGATCGCGACAGCGACCACGAGCGCGGTGGTGACCACGACCACGACTCGTGATCGGGGCAGGCGGGACACGTGA